In one window of Candidatus Poribacteria bacterium DNA:
- a CDS encoding phytanoyl-CoA dioxygenase family protein, giving the protein MEHHITDEQWEHFEENGYVRIGQVATDAELARLQQRMDDIMLGKAPLDYDQIMMQLDRAPGKNSPGPQSKGHKGATLLYRKIQNLELDPIFLEYLQKPVFQEVCAKIYGDDTPIACFRAMFMNKPAHEGTQLTWHQDRWRDLDRDPQITIYTALDPAMIENGCVHIIPKSHSSLINPENGSGFLTQEHIDDIVAKATPLPMELKAGEVVLLHNWMLHSSGTNDTDIPRRAFSVCYMHGETKSHHGHAFTRVFGDGAIRIDDLSKFKYESPIV; this is encoded by the coding sequence ATGGAACACCATATAACAGATGAACAGTGGGAACATTTTGAGGAAAACGGCTACGTACGTATCGGACAAGTCGCGACGGATGCCGAACTCGCGAGACTGCAGCAACGGATGGATGACATCATGCTCGGTAAAGCCCCACTGGATTACGACCAGATCATGATGCAACTGGATCGGGCACCGGGAAAAAATTCTCCTGGACCACAGTCGAAAGGGCACAAGGGTGCCACATTGTTGTATCGGAAAATCCAGAACCTTGAACTCGATCCGATTTTCTTGGAGTATCTCCAGAAACCTGTTTTCCAAGAGGTGTGCGCGAAAATCTACGGAGATGATACCCCTATTGCCTGTTTTCGGGCAATGTTTATGAACAAACCCGCACATGAGGGCACGCAGCTGACATGGCATCAGGACAGGTGGAGAGATCTCGATCGCGATCCTCAGATTACGATCTATACCGCCTTAGATCCGGCAATGATTGAGAATGGCTGTGTACATATCATTCCGAAGTCGCATAGCAGCCTCATCAATCCTGAAAATGGATCCGGTTTCCTCACACAGGAACACATTGACGACATCGTTGCGAAGGCGACACCGCTCCCGATGGAGTTGAAGGCTGGAGAAGTGGTCCTACTCCATAATTGGATGCTACACAGTTCCGGGACGAACGATACGGATATTCCGCGGCGCGCCTTCAGTGTCTGCTACATGCATGGCGAGACGAAGTCGCATCACGGGCATGCCTTTACGCGGGTGTTCGGCGACGGTGCGATCCGTATTGACGATTTATCGAAGTTTAAGTATGAAAGCCCCATAGTTTAA